In the genome of Calditerricola satsumensis, the window CTTTTGGCGGGGGACGTGGCCGACACGAAACACCTTGCGCGAATTTGTGGGGGAAATGGGCCTCAACGCGTTGGCCAGCCCGGTTGGCCTCCTGATTTACGCGTTATACGAATCCTTGGGCCCGTTTACGCCGGTTCTGTTTTCCGTTCCCCTTACGGCCTTGTCCTTTGTCTTGCGCATGTACTACCAGCTGAAAACCCTGCACCAGCGCCTCGAACAGGTGAACCGGCTGGCCAAGATGTTCACGTCCCAACTGCGATGGGAGAAGGTGATTGACGAAATTTTCCGTACGGCCCGCCATCTTTTTGCCGCTGACTGTTACGTCTTGTTTGTGCTGGATGCGGAAAAGCAGGTGCTTCGGCCTTTGCGTGTGGAAGGGGATGGCTTGTCCCAAGAGGAGTGTCAGGCCTTTTGCGCGCGGACGGTTCGCCTGGGTGAGGGGGTAAGCGGCGCGGCAGCGCTTGAGAGGCGGGCGCTGTTGGTGCAGCGCGCAGGGGCCGCCCATCACGTCGAGCATGAACCGGCATCGCTGCGCGCCATGCGTTCCATCGTGGCCGGACCGATGATCCAAAACGGCAAGCTCGTCGGCGTGTTCACCCTCGGCCGGCGCATCACCTATGGCTTTACGTCGCACGACAAGGTGCTCCTTGAGATTTTTGCCAATCAGGCGGCCCTGGCCTTGGAAAACGCGCGGCGCTACGAGCACACCCTTGCCCAGACGTATGTCGACCCCTTGACGGGTTTGTACAATTACCGGTTTTTTGAACATCAATTGTTCCGCCTGTTTGAGCGCGCGAAAGAGGCGGGTGAGCCGATTTCCCTGCTGATTATCGATCTGGATCATTTTAAACGGGTGAACGACACGTACGGCCATGAAGCGGGGAACGAGGTTCTGCAGGCGGTGGCCCGGTTGCTGAAGGAAAACGTGCGGCCCCAGGACATTGTCTGCCGCTATGGCGGCGAGGAATTTACCATTTTGTTTCCCAAAACCGACCATCACGAGGCTCGGATCGTGGGCGAGCGGATTCGCCGCAAAGTGGAAGAGACGCCCATTGTCGTGCACGCGACATTAGCCGAGGAGGCGCAGCCCGAAACGGTCGAGATCCGGATCACCTGCAGCATGGGACTGGCCTCCTTCCCCGCGCACGCGTCGGATCCCCTGAGCCTGGTGCGCCACGCCGACCGGGCCCTGTACATCGGCGGCAAGAAAAAAGGGCGCAACCG includes:
- a CDS encoding GGDEF domain-containing protein, coding for MRRLGSWALFLLAYAAAIGYTWGHLDAWRAVGADALLAFFLLYMLISVFPIPFKNMTVTLTPVVSLATFLLYGVAVELWLTQMAILVSMLLLRFRPLERILLNLAMYAVVSITAAGAFFACGGVIGSGQSLSRLAFPMALYIGTYLLSNHLLLALLMRFWRGTWPTRNTLREFVGEMGLNALASPVGLLIYALYESLGPFTPVLFSVPLTALSFVLRMYYQLKTLHQRLEQVNRLAKMFTSQLRWEKVIDEIFRTARHLFAADCYVLFVLDAEKQVLRPLRVEGDGLSQEECQAFCARTVRLGEGVSGAAALERRALLVQRAGAAHHVEHEPASLRAMRSIVAGPMIQNGKLVGVFTLGRRITYGFTSHDKVLLEIFANQAALALENARRYEHTLAQTYVDPLTGLYNYRFFEHQLFRLFERAKEAGEPISLLIIDLDHFKRVNDTYGHEAGNEVLQAVARLLKENVRPQDIVCRYGGEEFTILFPKTDHHEARIVGERIRRKVEETPIVVHATLAEEAQPETVEIRITCSMGLASFPAHASDPLSLVRHADRALYIGGKKKGRNRLAVYDSA